TTATAGCATTTATTTTTCTCACCCTCCATGAAGCCCCCCTGCCCCCCCTAAGTTAGGGGGGACACGGCTTGCCGAGGGGGGGTAACACCTCACACACAAAATACAACATGGAAGAGTAATCTATAATGGCAGGAAAATTTTTCGCACGGAGGATTTTTGCTGATGGAAATAATAAAGACGGCACTGCGTTCCCTTCTCAGCAACCGTACGCGCTCACTTCTGACAATGCTGGGAATAATAATCGGAGTCGGCGCGGTAATCACAATGGTAGCAATAGGACGAGGCGCAGCACAACAGGTAGAAAGCGCGTTAGCCGGGTTCGGGTCAAATATGCTAATCGTAATGCCTGCTCCGCCTAATTCGACAGGCGCGAGAGGGGCGGCGGGTTCCGGGCAGTCATTGACGCTTGAAGATTCGTATGCGCTTGCGGAACAAACATTTTCCATCGCAAGGACAGCCCCGGAGGTCAGCACGTCAGCGCAGGTGATTTACGGAAATTCTAACTGGAACACAAGCGTTACAGGCAGTACGCCGGATATATTGCAGGTGCGTAACTGGTCAATGGCAAGCGGGGCGATGTTCACGGAGCAGGATGTGAGGAGCGGCGCGAAAGTCTGCGTGATTGGCCAGACAGTAGCGAGGGAATTATTCGGATATTCTGACCCTGTAGGCATAACGATACGAATCAAGAGCGTGCCTTTCCGAATCGCAGGGATGACGACAAAGAAGGGCGCAAACTCCTGGGGGCAGGATCAGGATGATTTCATTCTCGTCCCGGTAACGACAGCACAGCGGCGGCTTTCGAGGGCGGGAACGAGAGTCGACACAGTGAGGCGGATAAACGTTCAGGCAAAGGACAAAGACTCGGTGTCATCTGCGGAAAAAGAAATAATATCCCTTCTCCGGCAGAGACACAAACTTACGGACGGAGTCGAGAATGATTTTAACGTCCGCAACATGACCGAGGTACAAGAGAGCATGGCCAGCACCGCAAATGTGATGAGCATGTTACTGGGCGCAGTCGCGTCAATCTCTCTTCTTGTCGGCGGAATAGGCATCATGAACATCATGCTTGTGTCGGTCAGCGAACGTACCCGCGAGATAGGCATACGCATGGCCGTGGGCGCGAGGCCGTCAAATGTGCGCGTCCAATTTCTGACGGAAGCAGTAGTGTTATCACTTCTCGGAGGGGCTATAGGGATTTCGCTGGGCGTGGGAGTGTCGAAAGCTGTAACGGCGTTTGTCGGCTGGGCTACGATAATTTCCGGGCAGTCGATAATAGTCGCGGCGGGGTTCTCTGCGTTTATCGGGATATT
This DNA window, taken from Synergistaceae bacterium, encodes the following:
- a CDS encoding ABC transporter permease: MEIIKTALRSLLSNRTRSLLTMLGIIIGVGAVITMVAIGRGAAQQVESALAGFGSNMLIVMPAPPNSTGARGAAGSGQSLTLEDSYALAEQTFSIARTAPEVSTSAQVIYGNSNWNTSVTGSTPDILQVRNWSMASGAMFTEQDVRSGAKVCVIGQTVARELFGYSDPVGITIRIKSVPFRIAGMTTKKGANSWGQDQDDFILVPVTTAQRRLSRAGTRVDTVRRINVQAKDKDSVSSAEKEIISLLRQRHKLTDGVENDFNVRNMTEVQESMASTANVMSMLLGAVASISLLVGGIGIMNIMLVSVSERTREIGIRMAVGARPSNVRVQFLTEAVVLSLLGGAIGISLGVGVSKAVTAFVGWATIISGQSIIVAAGFSAFIGILFGFWPAWKASNLDPIDALRTE